The Exiguobacterium aurantiacum DSM 6208 genome includes a window with the following:
- the nfsA gene encoding oxygen-insensitive NADPH nitroreductase, translating into MNQVIETLLNHRSVRSFTDERLTDEQIRLIVESAQRASTSSFIQAYSIIGVTDPDKKTRLAEIAGNQAYVAENGHFFVFCADFYRHELIGELHDAAVTATLETDEKLLVAVIDAALASQNAVIAAESMGLGICYIGGIRNDMFAVKELLGLPERVLPLFGLAVGVPDHVEDQKPRLPFEHVYHENTYELESDELKRQLSRYDETIHDYYAARGSNQRNDTWTGQMGRMLSKPTRLDVKDFLKTQGYLKQK; encoded by the coding sequence ATGAACCAAGTCATCGAAACGTTATTGAACCATCGCTCCGTCCGCTCGTTCACGGACGAGCGCTTGACCGACGAACAAATCCGGCTCATCGTCGAGAGCGCCCAACGTGCCTCGACGTCGAGCTTCATCCAAGCCTACTCGATCATCGGCGTGACCGACCCGGATAAGAAGACACGGCTTGCTGAGATTGCCGGGAACCAGGCGTACGTCGCTGAGAACGGGCATTTTTTCGTCTTTTGCGCCGATTTTTATCGTCACGAGTTGATCGGTGAACTTCATGATGCGGCCGTGACGGCCACGCTCGAGACAGATGAGAAGCTGCTCGTCGCGGTCATCGACGCGGCGCTCGCCTCACAAAACGCGGTCATCGCCGCGGAATCGATGGGGCTCGGTATTTGTTACATCGGTGGGATCCGGAACGACATGTTCGCCGTGAAGGAACTGCTCGGTCTGCCGGAGCGGGTGTTGCCGTTGTTCGGTCTCGCGGTCGGTGTCCCGGACCACGTCGAGGACCAGAAGCCGCGCCTACCGTTCGAACACGTCTATCACGAGAATACATATGAACTCGAGTCGGATGAGTTGAAACGCCAACTGTCACGTTATGATGAGACGATCCACGACTATTACGCGGCACGCGGTTCAAATCAACGTAACGACACGTGGACCGGTCAGATGGGACGGATGTTGTCGAAACCGACCCGGCTCGACGTGAAAGACTTTTTAAAGACGCAAGGGTATTTGAAGCAAAAATAA